The following is a genomic window from Parabacteroides johnsonii DSM 18315.
TCCTCGGTGATTATAAGGAAGATTATATCCGGAAAGGGGAATGCTTTTTGGATTATGAATGGAAGATTGTAAAGGCAACCGATTATCTGGAATATGGACGGAGTGGCAGCCGGACGATTATGGAGAGTCCGTTTGGCAAGAATAATTCTGCACTTGGAAGCCTGTTTATGGCAGAGATGGCTGAAGGAAAGGGACGCTTTATTGACCAAATTATCAATGGCGTTTTTGTCAGTTGTGAAATGACGAGCTGGGCATTGTCGGCTCATTTGGGATTACAGAAAATCGGAGGATGCTTTCCGAGCAATGAAGAACATGTGATCGATTTGGGGTCGGGAAATCTGGCCTCCCAGTTGTCTTGGATTTATTATTATCTGAAACCTTCTTTTGATAAGGTAAATCCCTTGATATCAAAAAGGTTGCGATATGAACTACAGGTCCGTATCCTTGATACCTATATGAATGAAGATCATTTTTGGTGGATGGCCTTCCATTTGAAGCCCGGCGGATTGGTGAATAACTGGAATCCGTGGTGTAATTTCAATGTGCTGCAATGTTTCTTCCTGCTCGAAAATGACCGGGATAAATTGGCAAAAGCTGTTTACCGGACGATGACTTCCGTGGACCATTTTATTAATTATACGCATGGAGACGGAGGTTGCGAGGAAGGCCCTTCTTATTGGGGGCATGCCGCCGGAAAGATGTACGATTATCTGCAGATGCTTTCTGACGGGACAGGCGGTAAAGTTTCCATATTCGATCAGCCTATCATTAAGAATATGGGTGAATATATTGCCCGGTCCTATGTGGGGAACGGCTGGGTAGTCAATTTTGCCGATGCTTCCGCCAAAGGAGGAGGCGATGCCGATCTTATTTTCAGATACGGGAAAGCGACGGGTAGTCCGCTAATGATGAGCTATGCCGCTTATCTCAAGAGCCTTTCTGACAAAGACGATATTCCCTCCGGTGATCCTTTCCGTCTATTCCAAACCTTGCTCTCCCGTGAAGAGCTGGAAGGGAGGAGTGCCGATTACCAGTCTCCCAGCTATTCTTGGTATCCGGAAACCGAATTTTGCTATATGACCAACAAGAACGGCTTTTTCGTGGCAACTAAAGGTGGCTATAATAATGAAAGCCATAATCACAACGATGTAGGATCTTTCTCCCTGTACTTGAATACGATGCCTGTCTTTATCGATGCCGGAGTCGGTACATATACCCGCCAGACATTCAGTTCCGAACGCTATTCTATCTGGAC
Proteins encoded in this region:
- a CDS encoding heparinase II/III family protein, which encodes MRTQRFITIVCLLLWTVAHLHAYEKRNLLQKEADFEKVKSALIMGQKWVPYPDYSDRAGWDKFLGDYKEDYIRKGECFLDYEWKIVKATDYLEYGRSGSRTIMESPFGKNNSALGSLFMAEMAEGKGRFIDQIINGVFVSCEMTSWALSAHLGLQKIGGCFPSNEEHVIDLGSGNLASQLSWIYYYLKPSFDKVNPLISKRLRYELQVRILDTYMNEDHFWWMAFHLKPGGLVNNWNPWCNFNVLQCFFLLENDRDKLAKAVYRTMTSVDHFINYTHGDGGCEEGPSYWGHAAGKMYDYLQMLSDGTGGKVSIFDQPIIKNMGEYIARSYVGNGWVVNFADASAKGGGDADLIFRYGKATGSPLMMSYAAYLKSLSDKDDIPSGDPFRLFQTLLSREELEGRSADYQSPSYSWYPETEFCYMTNKNGFFVATKGGYNNESHNHNDVGSFSLYLNTMPVFIDAGVGTYTRQTFSSERYSIWTMQSNYHNLPLINGVAQRFGSEYKATEVQFDPKHMYFSANIATAYPEEANVKKWIRSYRLGKNTLKIEDSFSLDRAERPNQINFLTWGKVDISVPGAVTVEVNGEKVRLTYDKNIFTSTVKTIRLDDPRLSNVWGEEIYRVSLNAKNMPFSGSYTYTITTIK